CTGCTGCCCGGCCGGGACGTGCTGCTCGAGCTCGAGGGGCGGGGACCATACGACGCGCTGCTGCTGCCCGCCGAATCGCTGAACGATGATCTCCGCTTCATTGACGACCTGCCCCTGAGCCGTCTGGCCGACTCGCTCCCGGGCACGCGCGTCGCGACCGGCTACCAGTTGACGGCCGCGCTGACGCAGCTGTGAAAACCGCGTTGCCGGCTGTGGCAGTAGTCGGTCGGCCCAATGTCGGCAAATCCACCTTCTTCAACCGTGTCATCGGGCGGCGAGTAGCGATTGTGGAAGACGTGCCCCGCGTCACGCGGGACCGCAACTTCGCCCGCGCCGACTGGGCCGGTCGCTCGTTCTACATCATCGATACCGGCGGACTGGAGACGGAAGGAGAGGAGCCCCTCGTGGCCGCGGTACGGCGACAGGTGCTGGCGGCGATCGAGGAAGCGGATGTGTTGGTCTACCTGGTGGATGGCCGGGCGGGCCCGCACCCACTGGATTTCCGCGTTGCCGAGCTTTTGCGCAAGACGCAGCGTCCGGTGGTGCTGGTGGTGAACAAGCTGGACCGGCTCCCGGAGGACCTGGGCCACCACGACTTCTGGGCGCTGGGGCTGGGCGAGCCCCTGCCGGTGAGCGCCCTGTCCGGGAAGGGGTCGGGAGACGTGCTGGACGCGGTCGTGGCGCGGCTGCCGGGCGAGCCTGGCGCAATCGAGGAAGACGAGGCGCTGCGTGTCGCAGTGATTGGCAAGCCGAACGTGGGGAAGTCCAGCTTAATCAACAGGCTACTGGGCGAGGAGCGCCTGGTGGTGAGCGAGCTGCCGGGCACGACCCGGGACAGTGTGGACACAGTGCTCCGCTACCACGGCCGCACGCTGGTCTTCATTGATACGGCCGGTCTGAGGCGCCACGCCCGCATCGAGCCGGGGCTCGAGTACTACGGCGCCTTGCGGGCCGAACGTGCCCTGGATCGTGCGGACGTCTGCCTTCTCCTGGTGGATGCGACGGAGCCCGTGCACGTACAGGACATCAAGATCGCCGAGATGGCGTGGCAGGCAGGTGCTGGCCTGATGGTGGTGGCCAACAAGTGGGACCTGGTCGAGAAGGACGCGAAGACTGCCGTGGCTTACGAGCAGCACCTGAGGTCCCGGGCCAGAATGTTCCGCTGGGTGCCGGTCCTTTTCGCA
This portion of the Gemmatimonadota bacterium genome encodes:
- the der gene encoding ribosome biogenesis GTPase Der; translation: MKTALPAVAVVGRPNVGKSTFFNRVIGRRVAIVEDVPRVTRDRNFARADWAGRSFYIIDTGGLETEGEEPLVAAVRRQVLAAIEEADVLVYLVDGRAGPHPLDFRVAELLRKTQRPVVLVVNKLDRLPEDLGHHDFWALGLGEPLPVSALSGKGSGDVLDAVVARLPGEPGAIEEDEALRVAVIGKPNVGKSSLINRLLGEERLVVSELPGTTRDSVDTVLRYHGRTLVFIDTAGLRRHARIEPGLEYYGALRAERALDRADVCLLLVDATEPVHVQDIKIAEMAWQAGAGLMVVANKWDLVEKDAKTAVAYEQHLRSRARMFRWVPVLFASALTGLRVQRALDLLLEVAAERARRIPTSEVNQVLRELAERQPPPHYRGNAVKLLYATQADAAPPTFVIFTNFPKALPESYVRYLENGFREQWNFLGTPIRLRFRSRREPR